Proteins from one Chroococcidiopsis sp. CCMEE 29 genomic window:
- a CDS encoding acyl carrier protein: MSQPIPDSTAKQTYTAEEIQTWLVSQISEQLGVEPDDIDVRKPLDSYGLESAQAMILASKAEKLLGFQLSPILVWHYPTIESLSDRLAEEAEVSESEIFEI, translated from the coding sequence ATGAGCCAACCAATTCCCGATTCAACTGCAAAACAGACTTATACCGCAGAAGAAATTCAAACTTGGCTAGTTTCTCAAATTTCAGAGCAACTGGGAGTCGAGCCTGATGATATAGATGTGCGAAAGCCTTTAGATAGCTATGGTTTAGAGTCAGCGCAGGCAATGATCCTGGCAAGCAAAGCAGAAAAATTGCTTGGTTTTCAGCTTTCTCCCATCCTAGTGTGGCATTACCCTACCATTGAATCGCTTTCCGATCGCTTAGCCGAAGAAGCTGAAGTTTCGGAGTCAGAAATTTTTGAGATTTGA
- a CDS encoding NAD-dependent epimerase/dehydratase family protein yields MKLSEKTLLITGISGFIGLRTTELALAQGMKVRGLQRSADKAKKAQKLGAEVIVGNITDPAAAQAACQGVDIVLHTAAVAKEGGAIEHFRKVNVGGTVNMAVAAKNAGVKTFVHLSSVMVYGFNYPDRVTEEGPLCSENNPYCQTKIEGEKELLKLNAPPDFGIIIIRPGDVYGPGSIPWIVRPLLLMRQRLFACANGGQGVMNHVYVDNLIEAIFLAIEKETYGDIFNITDGKATSWKDYFTHLAKIAGVPAPFSLPTGVLKFLLWLRCRGQTVLGQTADTLPESIDFVTRPYAYSIAKAQNLLGYEPKIDLEEGMQRTQEWLRKTDLQKLIE; encoded by the coding sequence ATGAAACTATCTGAAAAAACGCTGCTTATTACTGGAATTAGTGGTTTTATTGGCTTACGAACTACTGAGCTAGCTTTAGCACAGGGAATGAAAGTACGCGGGTTGCAACGTTCCGCAGATAAGGCAAAAAAAGCGCAAAAACTAGGCGCTGAAGTGATCGTTGGCAATATAACTGATCCTGCTGCTGCTCAAGCAGCTTGCCAGGGAGTGGATATAGTTCTGCATACGGCTGCTGTTGCCAAAGAAGGTGGAGCAATCGAGCATTTTCGTAAGGTAAATGTCGGTGGAACTGTCAACATGGCTGTAGCTGCTAAGAATGCTGGAGTCAAAACGTTTGTTCACCTCTCCAGTGTTATGGTCTACGGCTTCAACTATCCTGATCGCGTCACGGAAGAAGGACCACTTTGTAGTGAGAATAATCCCTATTGTCAAACAAAAATAGAAGGCGAAAAAGAACTCTTAAAACTAAATGCACCACCAGATTTCGGCATTATTATCATTAGACCAGGAGATGTGTACGGACCAGGAAGTATTCCTTGGATAGTCCGACCACTTCTATTGATGCGTCAAAGATTATTTGCGTGTGCTAATGGTGGGCAGGGAGTCATGAATCATGTATATGTGGACAACCTGATCGAAGCCATCTTTCTGGCAATAGAAAAAGAAACATACGGAGACATCTTTAATATCACTGACGGCAAAGCAACTTCCTGGAAAGATTATTTTACGCACTTAGCCAAAATTGCCGGTGTACCTGCGCCTTTTTCCCTACCAACAGGTGTACTCAAATTTCTGCTTTGGCTGCGCTGTAGGGGGCAAACAGTTCTGGGTCAAACAGCTGATACTTTGCCAGAGTCGATAGATTTTGTCACTCGCCCTTATGCTTATTCCATTGCTAAAGCACAGAACCTATTGGGTTATGAACCCAAAATTGATCTGGAAGAGGGAATGCAGCGCACCCAGGAATGGTTACGAAAAACTGATTTACAAAAATTGATTGAATAA
- a CDS encoding cyclic peptide export ABC transporter — MNLIRLLLRTSPGYLALAVFAGVLSGASAAGLIALINTTLSQDQSSTAIVAWSFAGLCLLRLITNLTAQVLLIRLSQTAILNLRILLSCRILASPLRHLEELGAHRLLVTLTEDSQVISNTVFIISFFCINISILIGCLVYLCLLSWTVFLVGISFMLLGICTYHLPMKKAQSWLMLAREQEDKLFNHFRAITEGTKELKLHRQRRQAFLSEDLHTTALSYRHHNVVGMTIFAAAASWGQILFFIAIGLLLFTLPALQKINAAILSGYALTIIYMMTPLEYIMSMLPSLSRATVALQKIESLGLSLSDHFPETSPSTQANPEVSWKCLELMGVTHSYYQEREESSFILGPIDLQIHSKELVFIVGGNGSGKSSLAKLIAGLYIPEAGEIYLDGKLIDHQNREWYRQQFSVVFSDFYLFDRFLGMSTLDLDTQTRDYLVQLQLDHKVQVKDGVLSTTALSQGQRKRLALLTAYLEDRPFYVFDEWASDQDPLFKKIFYTQLLPDLKSRGKTVLAISHDDRYFYLADRIIQLEYGKVRSEKYVCDR, encoded by the coding sequence ATGAACCTAATCCGCCTTCTCCTACGCACTTCCCCTGGGTACCTCGCCCTTGCAGTGTTTGCTGGTGTCCTTAGTGGAGCTAGTGCTGCTGGTTTGATTGCACTCATTAACACCACTTTGAGTCAGGATCAATCATCAACGGCTATAGTTGCTTGGAGCTTTGCCGGACTCTGCTTATTACGGCTGATTACTAATCTTACTGCTCAAGTTCTGTTGATCCGTCTTTCCCAAACCGCTATCCTCAACCTGCGGATACTGTTGAGCTGCCGAATTCTTGCCTCTCCCCTACGTCACCTAGAAGAACTCGGTGCTCATCGTCTTTTAGTCACGCTAACTGAAGATAGCCAAGTCATCTCTAACACAGTTTTCATTATTTCCTTTTTCTGCATCAACATTTCTATATTGATTGGCTGCTTGGTTTATCTATGCTTGCTCTCCTGGACAGTGTTTCTGGTAGGCATTAGCTTTATGCTCCTAGGGATATGCACCTACCATCTGCCAATGAAGAAAGCTCAGTCCTGGCTGATGTTGGCCCGTGAGCAAGAGGATAAGCTATTTAACCACTTCCGCGCCATTACTGAGGGAACTAAGGAACTTAAGCTCCATCGCCAGCGCCGCCAAGCATTCCTCTCAGAAGATCTGCACACCACTGCCCTATCCTATCGCCATCATAATGTTGTCGGTATGACGATCTTCGCAGCTGCCGCCAGTTGGGGGCAGATTTTATTCTTTATCGCTATTGGCTTGCTTCTGTTCACCCTGCCTGCACTACAGAAAATCAATGCTGCCATCCTGTCTGGCTATGCCCTGACAATCATCTACATGATGACACCTTTGGAATACATCATGAGTATGCTTCCCTCCTTAAGCCGAGCCACAGTCGCGCTGCAAAAGATTGAGTCTCTAGGTTTATCCTTATCAGACCACTTTCCTGAAACTAGCCCAAGTACCCAGGCTAACCCGGAGGTTTCCTGGAAGTGTCTGGAACTTATGGGCGTGACTCATAGTTATTATCAGGAGCGAGAAGAAAGCAGCTTCATCCTCGGTCCAATTGACCTGCAAATCCATTCCAAAGAACTGGTTTTTATCGTAGGTGGTAACGGCAGCGGTAAATCCAGCCTTGCTAAGCTGATCGCGGGGCTTTACATCCCGGAAGCTGGAGAAATTTATTTAGATGGCAAGCTGATTGACCATCAGAACCGGGAGTGGTATCGCCAGCAATTTTCAGTCGTTTTTTCCGACTTCTATCTGTTCGATCGCTTTTTGGGTATGAGTACTCTCGATCTCGACACCCAGACACGAGACTACCTTGTCCAACTACAACTCGACCACAAGGTTCAGGTCAAAGATGGCGTACTTTCTACAACTGCTCTTTCCCAAGGACAGCGCAAGCGCCTCGCTTTGCTTACAGCCTACCTAGAAGATCGTCCTTTTTACGTATTTGATGAGTGGGCATCAGATCAAGACCCTCTATTCAAGAAAATTTTTTACACTCAATTGCTGCCAGACCTAAAAAGTAGAGGCAAAACTGTGTTAGCGATCAGCCATGATGACCGATATTTTTACTTAGCAGACCGGATTATCCAGCTGGAATACGGCAAGGTGAGATCCGAGAAGTACGTCTGCGATCGCTAA